One window from the genome of Candidatus Nealsonbacteria bacterium encodes:
- the dnaK gene encoding molecular chaperone DnaK yields MPKIIGIDLGTTYSAVAAIENGEPKIIENHEGARTTPSVVSIAKNGERLVGVTAKRQQITNPRNTIYSIKRLIGRKYSDPEVQRDKKLLPYEIRKSTDDEGVDVKMGDKWYKPAEISAMILQKIKRDAEEKLGDKVEEAIITCPAYFDDSQRKATKVAGEIAGFKVRRVINEPTAAALAYGLSKKKNEQIVVYDFGGGTFDISILNVGGDTIEVIATGGDTHLGGDDFDQKIMDWLVDQFKKDNGIDLSKDELALQRLKEASEKAKIELSTTMETEINLPFVTSDAAGPKHLYYKMTRAQLENLVKNYIDRSIELMTRTLIEEAKMKTSEIEEIVLVGGQTRMPKIREEVKKFFGKEPYIDINPDEVVAVGAAVEAGILQGEVRDVLLLDVTPLSLGIETLGSVNTVLIQKNTTVPTAKTQTFSTAADNQTSVEIHVLQGERPMAKDNKTLGRFMLDGIPPSPRGLPQIEVVFDIDANGILNVSAKDKATGKAQSIRIESSIGISKDEIEKMKREAELHAEEDKKKQELIGLKNQADNIIYVSEKTLRENKDKVSSEIAKEIQEKVDDLKKIKDGEDAAAINDKISNLSQAIQKIGAEMYKKAPDQKPEEKKGPEEGQYKEK; encoded by the coding sequence ATGCCAAAAATAATAGGTATCGATCTGGGAACAACTTATTCGGCCGTGGCCGCGATAGAAAATGGCGAGCCGAAAATCATTGAAAATCACGAAGGCGCCAGAACAACCCCTTCGGTGGTTTCAATTGCTAAAAACGGCGAAAGACTGGTCGGAGTGACTGCCAAACGCCAGCAAATTACAAATCCCAGAAACACGATTTATTCAATTAAGAGATTAATCGGCCGAAAGTATTCAGACCCTGAAGTTCAACGGGACAAAAAACTCCTGCCTTATGAAATCAGGAAATCAACTGACGACGAAGGAGTAGATGTAAAAATGGGAGACAAGTGGTACAAACCCGCCGAGATTTCAGCGATGATTTTACAAAAAATAAAAAGAGACGCCGAAGAAAAATTGGGAGACAAAGTTGAGGAAGCCATCATTACCTGTCCGGCTTATTTTGACGATTCCCAGAGAAAAGCCACTAAAGTGGCCGGAGAAATCGCCGGATTTAAAGTCAGACGGGTTATCAACGAACCGACAGCCGCTGCTTTGGCTTACGGTTTAAGCAAAAAGAAAAACGAACAGATAGTGGTTTATGATTTTGGCGGAGGTACTTTTGATATTTCCATTTTGAACGTGGGCGGAGACACGATAGAAGTTATCGCCACCGGCGGAGACACTCATTTGGGCGGAGACGACTTTGACCAGAAAATAATGGACTGGCTGGTTGACCAATTTAAAAAAGACAACGGCATTGACTTATCTAAAGATGAACTGGCCTTGCAGAGATTAAAAGAAGCTTCCGAGAAAGCCAAAATAGAATTGTCTACTACCATGGAAACGGAAATTAATCTTCCTTTCGTTACTTCTGATGCTGCCGGCCCCAAACACCTTTATTACAAAATGACCAGAGCTCAGCTTGAAAACTTGGTTAAAAATTATATTGATAGGTCAATTGAGTTAATGACAAGAACTCTTATTGAGGAAGCAAAAATGAAAACCTCGGAAATAGAAGAAATAGTTTTAGTGGGTGGCCAGACCAGAATGCCGAAAATCAGGGAAGAAGTAAAGAAATTTTTCGGAAAAGAACCCTATATAGACATTAACCCCGATGAAGTCGTGGCAGTTGGCGCTGCCGTGGAAGCTGGAATTTTGCAGGGCGAGGTGAGAGATGTTTTGCTTTTGGACGTTACTCCTTTATCTTTGGGAATTGAAACTTTGGGAAGCGTGAACACGGTTTTAATTCAAAAAAACACCACTGTTCCCACCGCTAAAACTCAGACTTTTTCCACCGCTGCCGATAACCAGACCTCGGTTGAAATTCATGTTTTACAGGGCGAACGGCCAATGGCAAAAGATAACAAAACTCTTGGCAGGTTTATGCTGGACGGCATTCCGCCTTCACCAAGAGGACTTCCTCAGATTGAGGTTGTTTTTGACATTGATGCCAACGGCATTTTAAACGTTTCTGCTAAAGACAAAGCCACCGGCAAGGCCCAATCAATCAGGATTGAAAGTTCAATTGGCATCTCAAAAGATGAAATTGAAAAAATGAAAAGAGAAGCGGAATTGCACGCTGAAGAAGACAAAAAGAAACAGGAATTAATCGGGTTGAAAAACCAGGCCGATAATATAATTTATGTTTCTGAAAAAACCTTAAGGGAAAATAAAGACAAGGTTTCTTCCGAGATAGCCAAAGAAATTCAGGAAAAAGTTGATGACTTGAAAAAAATTAAAGACGGAGAGGACGCCGCTGCAATAAATGATAAAATTTCAAATTTATCCCAGGCCATTCAGAAAATCGGCGCTGAAATGTATAAAAAAGCTCCGGACCAAAAACCCGAAGAGAAAAAAGGACCTGAAGAGGGACAGTATAAAGAAAAATAG
- a CDS encoding 8-oxo-dGTP diphosphatase: MKKLLTLCIVHQEPKVLLGMKKIGFGQGRWNGFGGKVEKGESIEEAAKRELLEEVGLTAKNIQQLGILDFIWDKKEDDLEVHIFKASDFLGEPVESNEMIPQWFNTNEIPFNKMWQDDKHWMPLFLKGKKFHGKFIFDDLDNILNFSLDEVEEV; the protein is encoded by the coding sequence ATGAAAAAACTTTTAACTCTCTGTATAGTTCATCAAGAGCCCAAAGTATTACTTGGAATGAAAAAGATTGGTTTTGGGCAAGGAAGATGGAATGGGTTTGGTGGAAAAGTTGAAAAAGGGGAATCTATTGAAGAAGCCGCTAAGCGGGAATTATTGGAAGAAGTCGGCCTTACCGCTAAAAACATTCAACAATTGGGAATACTCGATTTTATTTGGGACAAAAAAGAAGATGATTTAGAGGTGCATATTTTTAAAGCCAGTGATTTTTTAGGCGAACCCGTTGAAAGCAATGAAATGATTCCTCAATGGTTTAATACTAATGAAATTCCTTTTAACAAAATGTGGCAGGATGATAAACATTGGATGCCGTTATTTTTGAAAGGAAAAAAATTTCACGGCAAATTTATTTTTGACGACTTGGACAATATTTTAAATTTTTCGTTGGATGAAGTGGAAGAGGTGTAA
- the dnaJ gene encoding molecular chaperone DnaJ: MKDYYKILGVERSANDKDIKSAFYKLAHKHHPDKGGDENKFKEINEAYQVLSDKQKRAQYDQFGQTFDQGGPQGGPGGGFNGFDFSQWQQQQQGFDGGGEQGFNFEFGDFGDIFEQFFGGGFGGGGGSRKDLNRGRDFQVELEINLEDTLQETEKEIILEKNTICSRCAGKGAEPGSKVNECFSCRGTGQVQQIRRTILGTIAQDIVCPECKGAGSKPDKPCNVCQGEGRIFEREKIKVSIPAGVDTNQQLKVRGKGDAGKRGAKAGDLYIRILVKKHPVFKRKEDDLYVSQSISFSQAALGAEVEVPTLDGSTGSPQGGKKILLRVPEGTETGKVFKISGKGIPHFSGYGRGNLYITLAIKTPKRLSKKQKELLEKLKEEGM; encoded by the coding sequence ATGAAAGATTATTACAAAATTTTGGGCGTTGAGAGAAGCGCCAATGACAAAGATATTAAAAGCGCTTTTTACAAGTTGGCTCACAAACATCATCCTGATAAAGGCGGAGACGAAAATAAATTCAAAGAAATAAACGAGGCCTATCAGGTGCTTTCCGATAAGCAAAAAAGAGCTCAGTATGACCAGTTTGGCCAAACCTTTGACCAAGGAGGTCCTCAGGGGGGCCCAGGCGGCGGTTTTAACGGTTTTGATTTTTCTCAATGGCAACAGCAGCAACAAGGTTTTGATGGCGGAGGAGAGCAAGGATTTAATTTTGAATTTGGAGATTTTGGTGATATTTTTGAGCAGTTTTTTGGCGGAGGATTTGGCGGTGGCGGCGGAAGCCGGAAAGATTTGAATCGCGGCCGGGACTTCCAAGTTGAATTGGAAATTAATTTGGAAGACACCTTGCAAGAAACGGAAAAAGAAATTATTTTGGAAAAAAACACAATTTGTTCCCGTTGCGCAGGCAAGGGAGCGGAACCCGGTTCCAAAGTTAATGAATGTTTCTCCTGCAGGGGAACGGGCCAAGTCCAGCAGATAAGAAGAACGATTCTAGGCACCATTGCCCAGGATATTGTTTGCCCTGAATGCAAGGGAGCCGGTTCCAAGCCCGACAAGCCCTGTAATGTTTGCCAAGGCGAGGGCAGGATTTTTGAAAGGGAAAAAATTAAAGTTTCGATTCCGGCCGGGGTTGATACCAATCAGCAGCTTAAGGTCAGAGGCAAGGGAGACGCCGGCAAACGGGGAGCAAAAGCAGGAGATTTATATATCCGGATTTTAGTCAAAAAACACCCGGTTTTTAAAAGAAAAGAAGATGATTTATACGTTTCCCAGTCTATTTCCTTTTCCCAGGCAGCCTTGGGAGCTGAAGTTGAGGTTCCCACTTTGGATGGTTCGACAGGCTCACCACAAGGGGGAAAGAAGATTTTGTTAAGAGTGCCCGAAGGAACGGAAACCGGAAAAGTTTTTAAAATTTCAGGCAAGGGGATTCCTCATTTTTCAGGTTACGGCCGGGGAAATTTATACATAACTCTCGCAATTAAAACCCCGAAAAGATTATCCAAAAAACAAAAAGAATTGCTGGAGAAATTGAAGGAAGAGGGAATGTAA